cagatgtcaaggtctatagctgctggctggatgtctgcaagctgagggggatctggtctgttcagaactgactcaaaatgctccctccagcgctgtagttttcctgcctctccctcgacgacattaccgttcacgtctttcactggcacatcactgttcttaaacccgttgttgctcatcatcggcgatctcaatgccaaggtgggaagtgacaacacctgcagggagcatgtcatgggcaaacatggaataggaaccatcaatgacaacggagagagactggcagacttttgtgaagaaaacaacctactgattggaggcacactcttcccacacaaagacatccacaaggcaacatggacatcaccagatgggatcacaaagaaccagatagaccatgtcatcatcaaccgaaaatggaggagctcacttcaagatgttagagcctacagaggagcagacattgccagtgaccacactcttgtgatagccacagtttccctgaagctgcgtcgatcacgaggaaaacaggcacgtcagcagagagtggactctggcaaactgaaagatccagccaccaaacgggcctttgctatggaagtaaagaacaggttccaggcactaggagaccaacaagagatgaccttagacgacttcaatcgagtcttacaggaatcaggagagaaaatactgggcttccaacggaaaaagaaagaacagtggatcagagaagagacatggaagaagatagaagagagaaagtcagccaaacaaagaatcaacagcaccagatctgaacgcctgaaggaacaacacagacaaagatatgcaaaactgaacaaagaggtaaagaggatgacaagaaccgacaaaagatatcacatagagaaactggcagatgaagcagaaaatgcagcaagtaaaaatgacctgaagacactatacaagataaacaaacagcccTAAGACATAGAtacataaatttttgttttcatatccTTCCCTTAGCATTACCGTATTATAGTCATTCAccgattttatatttaattattttcacaaacgaacaaaaacaattaaatacaaaacaaaataagacaaaagaaTCAAAATCAATCTTCTGTTTCTATTACTCGTGAGCAACTCAGAATGTATGTAATTGAGCTAAACAGACTTGAAGATTTTACTACTTTTAAAACATGgtatggattttattttatatattggatagcaaataataaaaattagcaTGAGAAAAGCAGGACCCCCCATTCCCTCGATGAAACCATCTTAATAATCATACATAGTAGTCTTCTGCATAGAATCGAAAGGGTGAGGGCTGTACTTTGAAAAAGAAGATATTTCTGCTGTAACCATGTACCCCAGCTTTCTACCTTCTAGACAAAATATCTATACCTAGCCAATCactttgtttcgtttttgttgttgttgttttggttttgtttttgtttttttgttttttgcagaaaccaaaagataaaagaaattcgATCGAGACTTTTTGATGAGGTCCTAATTCACACCTCGAAATATTACACTTAAGTTATGAATGGAACCTTCCATTCTACAGCTCGTGCCCAAATCAGACAAGAATTTACCGAgtcttttgcttgtttgtttgttatgcTAGTAAATGTTTGTCTTATTTCTTGCTTCGCTCCTGTCACATGGGCTGCTCTGCATGATCCTTTCTCCTGATATTTCAGTGCCATTCGTCCCATTAATATTACTACTGCCAACAAGTTGAAAACGTGTCTCGACGCCTCACCCTCCGTACGATGAGCTCCACCCACGAGTTTTGACATAAACAGTTGACATGCATCAGCAATAGCTTTTTATGCTTCATGGATATTGAGACCAAAACCAGGCGTCGCCCGGGGAAAACACTTCCAtatttaccacacacacacagagcccacgagacaaaaagagagaaaatatttgcGCGTAAACTAGACCTGCCTCCAAAAGTCTCCACAAACAAGAACACAGTGTTTACAACCTGCGTAAACCTTCTGTTGTCAAGCACCAAGTCCACCCGCTCCATTTATGTGCAGTACCCCGTCCCCTTTACGATCTGTAGAAGATTTGACAGACCTACACCCTGGTTAACAGGTAAATTGTCTGCGTGCACAAAGGTGAGGGTTGGTTAAAGCCACAAACAGGACAGGTGTCGAGCCTCGGTTTCGCTCCGTGCTGTAGGTGGGAGGGTTGTTTACCTCTGCCGCTTGACAATCGGCAACAAGATTAAACCGATCCCGAGGTCTCAAAATAAAGTGACACAATTAGGGCAAAGAAATTTACAAAGAACTGCACACCATGAAAATgttcatggaaaataaatacatgaatgTAGGAATGTTAAATGTAGGCTTTGGATCTCCCTCCCCTATCTATCTATGATGTCAAAATATAGAATCGTTTCTGATGTCAGCAACATCTGTGACAAAATTTGCCGAGTTGATTTTCATTTGGAGCCAGGCCCAGGGGATAATGTGTTGTATAACAATTAACATGAAAAATCGGATAAAAGTGTTCCCGCACAAATACACCAACCTttcatatttcacatttttgttagGATCAGACAAACGGTGTGGATTTACATAACggtcacacacgcacatcgTGCCACTCTGCTTCATTTATACAATATTCACTACAGGCTCTTcgtgataatttcttttcaaggaACTTAATGTTCATCTCTCATGTATTTTCTGTGATTCCGATTTTCTTATAATTCGTAAATGTTACTTTTTGTAtggagtttttttgtttgtgttttccatTTCCACTTGAGTAGATAAATACAcatgtttatttcaaacaatctttttttaaggTGGCATCATCAAAATGGGTCTCTATCTCGTGGAAAGTTTCCAGAAGGCTAACATCTTTGCAAAGCTAGCTTTCATGTTTCTCCTGATCGCCGAAATCTTGGGGTGGATCGCTTTCACCACGACAGACTGGGGTAGAATGTTCACATTTGGCGGAGATTACGTAGGCTACGGGCTGTGGAGGATCTGCACGAACCTCATCTGTGAAACCAACGACGGCTGGCTGCTGGGTGAGACACTGCACACCACTTCTGTAGAGCTGCATCATGCTTCTTCTTATTACATCTCCCTACAGCTAGCTCACTCACTCAATTCTTCCCTCATTCACTCAAAAAAGTGTTCAAAGGTGTTGCCTGACATGTTTGTATCCACAAGCCTGTACAGAAATCATGGACACCATCGAGTTTGGGTTTGGGCGTCAGTAGAATCCTTAGTTtcgctttggatatcataacaaaacaaaaatgttactAATGTAATGAGTTGTATTAATCGTTGTTTATGTAGAGTGGTACGGAGTGGTGCAGGCCTTTGCTATTATAGGCTTTGTAACGCTAAACCTCGGCTTCTTCCTCGTCATTCTCTTCATGTTCGTCGCCACCTGCAAGTGCAACTCCGACCTCAGCTTCTGGAACGCCATCAACTGCTTTGCGGGCGGTGAGTGCATTTCAACCACATTGTGCCTTTCGCTGACTACCGTCCATCCTCTTGACCTCTGACTTACCTGTGTGACCTAACTTTACCTGTTAGTTCAAGGTGCATAGCACAGTATATCTAGATAACGCAGCTGTTCTTTCACATGAAAACACTTGAGATACTACTGCCCTCGTTAACAATTTTGGAAAGGGGTTGAGGGCTGTCTTCATGTGGTCTGGAAACGGCTTGGACAAAACTTTCGGTTGTCGAAGAGGTCAACCAAAGGGCTCCTAAAATACTCTTGAAGTTTTATGGTTTGTACAGAAGGAACGCAGGCTGAACACAAATatacgaaataaataaataaatacataaatacataaataaagaaagaaatagggaatgaatgaattgtttttctctcccttttcagcCATTTGTTGGCTCATCTCTATCATCATTTTTGGGATTAAGTTTGATGACAAGTACGATCAAGGGTATGGGAAGACAGTCTCCTACTCCTACATTCTCGCTATCATCGCCCTGGCCTTGATGATAGCATCGGGCATCGTCCTGCTCCTGACCAACCGAGGAGGTGGCGCCGTTTCATCCAAGTGACATCACTCCCTCCAACTTCCGGTGATGATGTCAGCTGCCTGGTATCTACTGGCAGTCTGATCTCAGGATAAAGACAAGTAGATAATGTGGGTAgtagattaaaataaatagaaatgtctACTCGAAACATGGAAACAAGCAgtttaaaatgaatgtttgaaagtttaaatgaacagaaaagtaCAGTTAcatattataaaacaaatttaaaaatctgtttgctACATCGTAATGAGCAAGATATGTTATATAAAGTTTAAATTAAAGTATTTTAGGGTGTTGTGACATTGCTTCTCAAAAAAATGACTAATTAATCTTTTTCCACTCTCCACATTTAATATTCCAGTGAACAAAATGTTGATGAAATGAGCAAAGCATAATGTTCGTTAGTTTCCtgatttaattaattttctggttaatttattttgtagaaCCATAGTGCAAATCAGTTAATTCATACACGACACATTCATGCATATTATTAGTAAAAGAACACGTGTTATTTTATGccaataaattatttgttttatttcaaagtatgcattgaaaaatacataatttacaCAAAGAATATTGGAAAGAATTTGTTGTAAGCGTCGGAGACCAGGTGGCGAAGAGAGGCTAGCACGTTTCGTAAATctgtcaacaaaatataaacaatgtttataaacaataatgGATGGGAAATAACTTATCTATTTTATTACACTATGTTATGAACGCTAATTCACAtaaattttggttttatttttattttgaaaattttcacctgttttgtgtctgtatatattCATATAATCGTTTTGGCTTCCTGCGTTCAGTAAATTGTGTCCGTGTACATCTTAAATTGATGCTTCGGTAAACAtcagatggaaagaaaataacagttaAATAAATATCCTGCGTGGCAGTCATCATATTGGTAGTTTTATATTGTATGAGTGTTGTTAGGTTTCACATTGAATGAGCGGTAGTCTGTCTCTAATGTGTATGAGCGGGAttcaaataataatgaaataaaatgtcatagTCCTCTAACACAGTGTTTTGTGTCACTTGTCGACTGCGTCCGATCGACTGCTGACCTGTAACATACAATACTTACACTGAGCAGGTATCTGCGGAATTCAGAAGACTGTATCTTTCCATCGCCATCGtctggaaagagaaaaaaaatcat
This window of the Pomacea canaliculata isolate SZHN2017 linkage group LG4, ASM307304v1, whole genome shotgun sequence genome carries:
- the LOC112563077 gene encoding uncharacterized protein LOC112563077 → MGLYLVESFQKANIFAKLAFMFLLIAEILGWIAFTTTDWGRMFTFGGDYVGYGLWRICTNLICETNDGWLLEWYGVVQAFAIIGFVTLNLGFFLVILFMFVATCKCNSDLSFWNAINCFAGAICWLISIIIFGIKFDDKYDQGYGKTVSYSYILAIIALALMIASGIVLLLTNRGGGAVSSK